A window of Solanum stenotomum isolate F172 chromosome 3, ASM1918654v1, whole genome shotgun sequence contains these coding sequences:
- the LOC125859639 gene encoding NDR1/HIN1-like protein 6, which translates to MTENQRIHPVVDMEAPPPARTTRPLVPGGSLKSEKGDPTRLQQPTVNQPFRRTVPVMYSRPPTKKRSCFCKCICWTISLIILLLIIIAAIAGILYLVFKPKIPQYSVDNLRISDLRLNFDMSLYARFNVRITAVNPNKKIGIYYEKGSHLSVWYKNTQLCKGSLPKFYQGHQNRTVLDVALTGQSQYGNTLMSAIQEAAQTGRIPLDLKIQVPVSVKLGKLKLRKVKILGDCLLIVDSLSTNSLVRIKSSTCKFGLKL; encoded by the coding sequence ATGACAGAAAATCAAAGAATTCATCCAGTTGTGGACATGGAAGCACCACCACCAGCAAGAACAACACGTCCTTTAGTGCCTGGAGGCTCGTTAAAATCAGAAAAAGGTGATCCAACGCGGCTTCAGCAACCAACAGTGAACCAGCCATTCAGACGTACCGTTCCTGTAATGTATTCAAGACCACCCACTAAGAAGAGAAGTTGCTTTTGCAAATGCATTTGCTGGACAATTAGCCTCATCATACTCCTACTCATCATTATTGCAGCAATTGCTGGCATTCTTTACCTTGTTTTCAAACCAAAAATCCCTCAGTACTCTGTGGACAACCTCAGAATATCAGACTTGAGGCTAAATTTCGACATGAGCCTCTATGCAAGATTTAATGTCAGAATCACTGCTGTGAACCCAAACAAGAAGATTGGAATCTACTATGAGAAAGGAAGTCATTTGAGTGTGTGGTACAAGAACACACAGCTCTGTAAAGGGTCTCTTCCCAAGTTCTACCAAGGTCATCAGAACAGAACAGTACTCGATGTGGCCTTAACTGGGCAATCACAATATGGTAATACATTGATGTCTGCAATTCAAGAGGCAGCACAAACTGGAAGAATCCCATTAGATCTTAAGATTCAAGTCCCAGTTAGCGTTAAACTTGGGAAGCTCAAGTTGAGAAAGGTGAAAATATTGGGAGATTGCTTGCTGATTGTCGATAGCCTCTCTACTAATAGTTTGGTCCGAATTAAGTCCAGTACTTGCAAGTTTGGATTGAAGCTCTAA
- the LOC125859633 gene encoding uncharacterized protein LOC125859633, whose amino-acid sequence MERDEGAVEEGKRRCKVLKNRIETFTTTQQSSWKTTLFRLINSELSFLNRVSLSKNDSSLKLSSNIGYLEAVVHILQHPLVTAVSRVCKPISISSKLSVYIDVICSFNGNPVWFIVSDRNPRYICWEDLGEIRNCKGLRSKIVELMFAASESSVTVRPSSIILFFSNGLQSCILEKLRGEFGATDLGFGFCDFDCEFYDELEDEDWVSVLGRSFERACILEIKVGSFSSSRDVKLQGKDGETLTDLSGSLGKLHSDDASKDVNLGDSFCALVSALRSWSGLDVEEAELVNFDTTALVAIVSGISNGGIDRILATPESELRSRFKVNYEFMIGQVNSEIKKPIHMELMPYILQKRGIVCESVCLEFQELVSMCGGPNEKSRAEHFLNHLRVVPDCPSERLMSLPTTRKLALKNKVAFGTGDYWHAPTITANMAFARAVSQTGMSLFTIEHRPRALVGD is encoded by the exons ATGGAAAGGGACGAAGGAGCAGTGGAAGAAGGCAAGAGGAGATGTAAAGTCCTCAAAAATCGAATTGAAACCTTTACAACTACTCAACAATCCTCATGGAAGACTACCCTTTTCAGGCTAATCAATTCTGAGCTATCTTTCCTCAACCGCGTTTCCCTCTCCAAGAACGATTCATCTCTCAAACTCAGCTCCAACATTGGGTATCTTGAAGCAGTTGTTCACATTCTTCAACACCCACTAGTAACAGCAGTTTCACGGGTCTGCAAACCCATTTCGATATCGTCGAAACTGAGCGTTTATATCGACGTAATTTGCTCTTTTAATGGAAACCCAGTTTGGTTTATTGTATCAGATAGAAACCCCAGGTACATTTGTTGGGAAGATTTGGGGGAAATTAGGAATTGCAAGGGTTTAAGAAGCAAAATCGTAGAACTCATGTTTGCTGCCTCAGAGTCGTCTGTTACGGTGAGGCCTAGTTCTATTATCCTTTTCTTCTCAAATGGACTTCAAAGTTGCATTCTTGAGAAGCTTCGAGGGGAATTTGGAGCTACTGATCTGGGGTTTGGGTTTTGTGATTTTGATTGTGAGTTTTATGATGAATTAGAGGATGAGGATTGGGTAAGTGTACTAGGGAGGTCTTTTGAAAGGGCGTGTATTTTGGAAATAAAGGTTGGTTCTTTTTCGTCTAGTAGAGATGTTAAATTGCAGGGTAAAGATGGAGAAACATTAACAGACCTTTCTGGGAGTTTAGGGAAGCTGCATAGTGATGATGCTAGTAAAGATGTAAATTTGGGTGATTCTTTCTGTGCTCTTGTCTCAGCATTGAGGAGTTGGTCCGGATTAGATGTTGAAGAAGCTGAATTGGTCAATTTTGATACAACAGCACTAGTTGCTATAGTGTCCGGGATTAGTAATGGTGGTATTGATCGAATTCTGGCTACTCCAGAGAGTGAGCTGAGAAGCCGGTTCAAGGTCAATTATGAGTTCATGATTGGACAG GTGAATTCTGAAATTAAGAAGCCAATCCACATGGAGCTGATGCCTTATATATTGCAAAAGCGAGGCATAGTTTGTGAAAGTGTTTGTTTAGAATTTCAGGAGCTTGTTTCAATGTGTGGTGGGCCTAATGAGAAGTCTAGGGCAGAGCACTTTCTGAATCATCTTAG AGTTGTGCCTGATTGCCCGTCAGAACGGCTAATGAGCCTTCCAACAACCAGAAAATTGGCTTTAAAAAACAAGGTAGCTTTTGGAACTGGTGATTATTGGCATGCTCCTACTATAACTGCAAACATGGCATTTGCCAGAGCTGTTTCACAGACAGGAATGTCCCTGTTTACCATAGAGCATAGACCACGAGCCTTGGTCGGTGATTAA
- the LOC125859628 gene encoding asparagine--tRNA ligase, chloroplastic/mitochondrial codes for MAGALSPATTLRLKPFYAVRFFTHYRSPIKVLNPNFYSSYPPKLHPTPYLSRRRSFCSVVSAAISSGEAVERPKFENIETKEGVKTEQVREFRKRLRVADIKGGPEEGLDRLGETLVVRGWVRTVRAQSSVTFIDINDGSCLSNMQCVMGSDAEGYDQVENGLISTGASVWIEGTVVSSQGSKQKIELKVQKLVVVGKSDPSFPIQKKRVSREFLRTKAHLRPRTNTFGAVSRVRNALSYATHKFFQENGFVWVSSPIITASDCEGAGEQFCVTTLIPNSNEGGDSPVSAIPTTESGSVDWSQDFFGKRAYLTVSGQLNGETYATALSDIYTFGPTFRAENSNTSRHLAEFWMIEPELAFADLDDDMACATAYLQYVVQYVLENCKEDMDFFDTWIEKGIINRLTDVVEKNFVQLSYTDAVELLLKAKKKFDFPVKWGCDLQSEHERYITEEAFGGCPVIIRDYPKDIKAFYMRQNNDGKTVAAMDMLVPRVGELIGGSQREERLEYLEERLDNMNLNKESFWWYLDLRRYGSVPHAGFGLGFERLVQFATGIDNIRDAIPFPRTPGSAEF; via the exons ATGGCTGGTGCTCTGTCTCCGGCCACCACCCTCCGCCTTAAGCCCTTCTACGCCGTCCGGTTCTTCACTCATTACAGAAGTCCTATCAAAGTCTTAAACCCCAATTTCTACTCATCATACCCTCCAAAGCTGCATCCAACACCCTACTTGAGCCGTCGACGGAGCTTTTGCTCTGTGGTTTCCGCCGCTATTTCATCCGGAGAAGCAGTTGAAAGacccaaatttgaaaatattgagaCAAAAGAGGGTGTAAAAACTGAACAAGTTAGGGAATTTCGGAAAAGGTTGAGGGTTGCGGACATAAAGGGAGGGCCTGAAGAAGGTTTGGACCGTCTTGGTGAGACTTTGGTGGTTAGAGGATGGGTTCGCACGGTTAGGGCTCAGAGTAGTGTGACGTTTATTGAT ATTAATGATGGTTCTTGTCTTTCAAATATGCAATGTGTTATGGGTTCTGATGCTGAGGGTTATGATCAG GTGGAGAATGGCTTAATTTCAACTGGTGCATCAGTATGGATTGAAGGTACTGTAGTCAGCAGCCAAGGGTCAAAGCAGAAAATTGAGTTGAAGGTTCAGAAACTTGTAGTG GTTGGTAAAAGTGATCCTTCTTTCCCCATCCAGAAGAAAAGGGTCAGCAGAGAATTCTTGAGAACAAAGGCTCACCTTCGCCCTCGAACAAACACTTTTGGTGCG GTTTCGAGGGTGAGGAATGCTTTATCCTATGCCACACACAAGTTTTTCCAAGAAAATGGCTTTGTTTGGGTCTCAAGTCCAATAATCACTGCTTCTGATTGTGAAGGAGCTGGCGAGCAATTCTGTGTTACTACTTTG ATTCCAAACTCCAATGAAGGTGGAGATTCACCAGTTAGTGCTATTCCTACTACTGAATCTGGTTCTGTTGACTGGTCACAA GACTTCTTTGGGAAACGAGCATATTTAACAGTGTCTGGGCAACTCAATGGTGAAACATATGCTACTGCGCTCTCCGAT ATCTACACCTTTGGCCCTACATTCAGAGCAGAAAATTCTAACACTTCCAGACACTTAGCCGAATTCTGG ATGATTGAACCAGAACTAGCTTTTGCGGACTTGGATGATGACATGGCCTGTGCTACTGCCTATCTCCAGTATGTA GTGCAATATGTGTTGGAGAATTGCAAAGAAGATATGGATTTTTTTGACACTTGGATTGAGAAAGGGATCATCAATAGACTTACC GATGTTGTTGAGAAGAACTTTGTGCAGTTGAGTTACACTGATGCTGTTGAGCTTCtattgaaagcaaaaaagaAGTTTGATTTCCCG GTGAAATGGGGATGTGATTTGCAAAGTGAGCATGAACGATATATCACCGAGGAGGCTTTTGGTGGTTGTCCTGTGATTATTAGAGACTATCCGAAG GACATCAAGGCATTTTACATGCGGCAGAACAATGATGGAAAGACTGTTGCAGCCATGGATATGTTGGTACCTCGG GTTGGGGAACTTATTGGTGGAAGTCAAAGAGAGGAACGCCTTGAATACCTAGAGGAACGTTTGGATAACATGAACCTCAACAAAGAAAGCTTTTGGTGGTATCTTGATCTGCGACGTTATGGTTCAG TTCCTCATGCTGGATTTGGACTAGGCTTTGAAAGGCTCGTGCAATTTGCGACTGGAATAGACAATATCAGAGATGCAATACCTTTCCCTCGAACACCCGGCTCTGCAGAGTTTTGA
- the LOC125858208 gene encoding uncharacterized protein LOC125858208, which translates to MGCFVSTPQDTGGNRRRPGNIGEVSVFVPGLRIPKPVDFSLALGDQLSKTLVERLSALRTRIVVMAGQEAPTITRTRRKTATQHGGSTLADLLQALEDYLPALLGLVKDGSTLQHKVQFIWVNQEDDAEETAMFSAWYEILSVLHLMATLSLSQANLLLLPRTSLDGYSPKVSEESRRSSVDIFLKAAGYLDCAVRNVLPQLPAEQRRNLPVDLAEGVLRALCLQALGQAVDIQLGLAIDSTKATLAVKRRLACEMVKYWQQAQDNIMNLPLSNGWGEKHRLFVKWKYIEAKASAYYYHGLILDEGNTEKSHGMAVAALQAADEYLKESKKACEAFNAAIPLSRNPPLWGTMKYLAEKIPKDTSSKVRINRDLYSYEKIMETAPTLPDFALALKPDEYQLPHVDASWDDETNRQGTA; encoded by the exons ATGGGATGCTTTGTTTCGACGCCGCAGGATACTGGTGGGAATAGAAGGCGGCCAGGAAACATTGGCGAGGTGTCTGTATTTGTTCCCGGATTACGTATCCCTAAGCCGGTTGATTTCTCTCTTGCACTTGGTGATCAATTGTCGAAAACCCTGGTGGAGCGCCTTTCCGCTCTCAGGACCAGAATAGTGGTTATGGCAGGGCAAGAAGCTCCCACAATTACAAGGACGAGAAGGAAAACTGCTACTCAGCATG GAGGTTCAACCCTTGCTGATCTATTGCAGGCTCTCGAAGATTATTTGCCTGCTCTTTTGGGGCTAGTTAAAGATG GTAGCACATTACAGCATAAAGTGCAATTTATTTGGGTCAATCAAGAGGATGATGCAGAG GAAACTGCAATGTTTAGTGCTTGGTATGAAATACTGTCCGTTTTGCACTTGATGGCAACACTGTCATTATCGCAAGCTAACTTGCTGCTTCTTCCTAGAACATCTCTTGATGGTTATTCACCAAAGGTATCTGAAG AGAGCAGGCGATCTTCTGTTGATATTTTCCTAAAGGCTGCTGGATATCTTGACTGTGCAGTTCGAAATGTTCTTCCCCAGTTGCCAGCCGAGCAAAG GAGAAACCTGCCGGTAGACCTCGCTGAAGGAGTTCTGCGAGCATTGTGCCTCCAAGCATTAGGGCAG GCCGTTGATATTCAACTTGGACTTGCAATTGACAGTACTAAAGCAACACTGGCTGTCAAAAGAAGGCTTGCTTGTGAGATGGTAAAATACTGGCAGCAG GCTCAAGATAACATCATGAACCTTCCATTATCAAATGGTTGGGGAGAAAAGCATAGGCTTTTCGTGAAGTGGAAATATATTGAAGCCAAG GCTTCAGCATACTATTATCATGGTCTAATCCTTGACGAAGGAAACACAGAAAAATCTCATGGAATGGCGGTAGCTGCCCTGCAAGCAGCTGATGAGTATCTTAAAGAAAGTAAGAAGGCATGTGAAGCTTTCAATGCAGCCATTCCTCTATCCAG AAATCCTCCACTTTGGGGAACGATGAAGTATCTTGCCGAGAAAATCCCAAAGGACACTTCGAGCAAGGTGCGGATCAACAGGGATTTGTACTCTTATGAAAA GATCATGGAAACGGCCCCAACGCTGCCAGACTTTGCGTTGGCTCTCAAACCTGATGAATATCAGCTTCCTCATGTGGATGCATCTTGGGATGATGAAACTAACAGGCAGGGGACAGCTTAA